From the Melospiza georgiana isolate bMelGeo1 chromosome 4, bMelGeo1.pri, whole genome shotgun sequence genome, the window TTCTTAAGCACTGGCTGCAAAGCAGCAAATGTTCTAACAAGGATTTGCTGGAAGTTCTAGTATATTGAGTGTATGAATTTTATACAGCTATGGTGATTAattcaaattttttaaaaagtcaatgGCTTCCAGAAATTCCCACCTAATTAAACACAcattacttattttaaaaatcagctgtGTTAAAACCACCATACTGTTTTGACTACTTGCAAGTCTGGTATAGAGGCCCTTTCAACTTCACTGATGCTGCCAACAATGTTTTCCAGATGACCTAATGAACTGTAGGATTTATCATAAAATTCAAGCTGTTCCAGAAATGTAAATACTAACACAGAttcattttctaaattttttgtATCCCTTTCCTCATGCTGGCACCCCCCACTGGATAAAAAGGCATGCATTATGgcaaatccccaaaattcatGCATTTGATTAATTGTCTAGCTGCTGTTAAATAAACAAGTAGATACATAGTAGAAAGGCTTTTGCATCCCTTTTACTTTAGAGAGAAGATAATTTTAACAAAACATTCAATAGTTTTTCTATTTACCATCTCAAATACTATTAACACCAAGTAACTTAAATCAAGTAGTTTTAGTAAAAAAAGAAGTCTAGCAGTACAATCTCAATTGATAAGAGACTGTAGCAACTAAGGAATGGAACATGAGGGAAATATTTATCCTaaattattacaaaaataatttgaaaattacaCTAATTACACTAAAATCaatataatttgaaaaaattCCATGTCAAAGCTAAATATATCCCTTAACATAAACATCTCGTAACAGTAGGGTACAGTTTTGTCCATTTGTAGTGAATATTATTTCATGATTTTGTTAGTTTTTTCCTTGACAAACAGTAAGCAGTTATCAGGACAGTGTCCCATTCTTCTACCCCGACACCTCTCCCCACCCCAGGTAAAATGCCTTACCTCGTTAACATTTATCTTTGATTTTGCAGAAGACTCTAAGAATGCACAGTTATTCCATTGCCTTGCTAGGTTCTGACCTTGCTCCTTTCCCACAACTCTTTCATCTTCCAAGTCACACTTATTGCCAACCAGAATCATAGGCACCTAAAAAGCAGTTCAAAGCCAGTAAAGAAACAACTACAATTTCATAGCAGCACAGTGTAAATGCACACCTAAAAGCCATCTGATTCCTTAGAGGATCCTGAGTTTCAGAATAATCAAGCTCTGGTATAATGACTCTTACCAATGCCAAAATCCTGGAAACAGTGTCCTGTCCTGGGTAGCACGATGAAGGATGCTAAAGCCCTTTCACCATTCCCCTACTCTGAGCATATCACACAGTTCTTATGAGCAAGCtacagcacacagagaaaaggaaCATGGTACCTTACCAGGATTCCCAATTACAGAAAATGCTGAATTGACCTTTGTAGCAAGAAAACATCATCATCTATTTTTCCCCCGTTTGTTTCTTTTGCTAATTTAGGAACATAGCTAAAGTCCTCACAGATTCAagtgttgaaaaaaaaagtttacaaTATTTTGACCATTTAATTTCCCCCCACTGAGAAAGCAAGTCATGCCTAAGCTTGGGCATAAGAAAAACTTTTTCTGTGAATTCTGATGGAAACTGAAGTTGCAACTTGAAGCTTACTGTCTTTCTCCTGATACTATGGAATGCCTTTCAGGACTGAGCAGTACCTtctaaaaaaatacaattctaAGGAAATACCTCCAAAAATGCTACTAACCAGTGTAAATATAACACACGAAGTAAAAATATCATGATATTTACCTTGATTTTATTGTACAAAACTAATTTCATGGTAAAGAAGGCTGTAACTTGGTAGGTTGTGGATGGGAAACTTAAATATTAACCTTCTGAGATACATTTGTGGTAATGGGTAATAAATTGCTTCAAGAAGAAATCTGTTGAACATAGGCAAGACCTGCAAGTGTTTATGGTCAAGCAAGTGCAAAGTGGTTTGTATTAAAAAAGTCTTAATGCACTTCCCTGAAACTGAAATGGTTAATATATTCTGTGTCTGCTGACAGCAGAAGCCTATGCAGTAAGGAATGTTTCAAAGTTATCAAAGTTTGCATAAACACAGTTTAAATTATATGATCATGCTTATAAACTGTttattgcttatttttttcttcaagaaggTAGTTTTTCTGCCTGAAGGCTGAAAGCTAAAAGGTGTTTCTGTTAAAAATACACTCTTACTGCTGTTTTCACATTTGaaatacttctttttctttattaggGGACCAAGCATTAACTTCCTCCAACTGCTGTAAGGTTCTTTTAATAATTGATAAAATATAATGTTTTAACCTCACTTTATATCTTTAATAATGCTAAGAGATGCATAATAGAAATTGTGTGGGAATAGCTTGACCGAACTTAATTGCAAGCAGACAGACAAAATATAAAAGCTACATAACATGCAAGTTTTAAGGTTACAACTTAAAATTTTacacttttaaaatatcataAACAGGAGGGATATTGAGCAGAAAACTTCACTCATAGTAATTAAGGCAACAATAGTTGTTTTAGAAATGTTTGCTGCAGTCTAATGAATAAAGTTATACCCAGCTTCAATtaagttattttaaataaagactAAACAATTGTCCATATAACACGTGACAAGTTACATTTCTCCAGTTGCATTCCTGTACTATGCATCTACTGGTTCATACATCTTAAAACTTGGAGACCACCTGACCACAGTGCGTACACTGCAACACACTAAGGAaaactttaaatattaaaaatttttagaGATCTTACATCATCAGTGTCTTTGACTCGAAGAATCTGTTCTCTTAGATCCTGTAAATCATTAAATGTAGATTGAGCTGTGATGGAATATACTAATGCAAAACCTTGTCCGTTTTTCATGTATAGATCTCTCATCGCTGTAAACTGTTCCTGTAATTACAAAAAAGACAGAGATGTTGCATTCAATTTGCATTTTACTTGCAAAAACTGCTATAAACTTTAGGTCTAGTTTATAAAAACTACAGTAATTTCACTGGAGAGAAGTACAGTAGAAGGTACACTGTAATCTGTAGATTACAGAAGCTAAACTGCTCCTGAACCTCTCCTAACACACCAACATTTTCTCCATATCCTGATAGTTCCTTAAAATGGATCATAAAGTGAATGCATCCCTTTTCACACCCAATTTTGTAGTCTAGGAAATTTCCCATTAAATTCTACATTAATTTTCAAGGAGATGGACTAGAGGATGGAGACACTCAATAGACTTGTCACATTTCCATGACTTCAGGGCCACCTATGATATTGCATATAAAGACTTGCTGGTGCACTCTTACCAGCACAACTGTAGAATGGCACGTGCCTCTTTCGCATTGGTGACTGGCTATGTGGTGCCTGATCAATCACTCCCTGTCCCTTGCTGTATGTCAGATGAAAAGTGCCATTTATTGCTAGAAAACACCCACTCCTTACTGTATATTTACAGAGTATTAATCTAATAGAGAATTTAAATAAGTTATTATTGTAC encodes:
- the RAP1B gene encoding ras-related protein Rap-1b, which encodes MREYKLVVLGSGGVGKSALTVQFVQGIFVEKYDPTIEDSYRKQVEVDAQQCMLEILDTAGTEQFTAMRDLYMKNGQGFALVYSITAQSTFNDLQDLREQILRVKDTDDVPMILVGNKCDLEDERVVGKEQGQNLARQWNNCAFLESSAKSKINVNEIFYDLVRQINRKTPVPGKARKKSSCQLL